DNA sequence from the Spirochaetota bacterium genome:
TGCAGAGGGCAATGCTCATATTACGGATGATATCACGCCGGAGGAAGTGAACGAGGGCCCGCATTTTCGACGTCGTATACTTCACCAGTAAGAGGCCCGTCCGTTTTCCGTTCGCGGGGTGCAGGAGCGGGAACGCAAGGACATATCCCGTCTGAAGGCGTTTCGGGTCAAATTGCGGATTGACCGTCATATTCGTCCTTGCGTAGAGGCTCGCTATCGCATTGTTGCTCGCAGAGAAGGCATGCCGCGCCGCCACCTCGGAGTGAAGGCGCACGTTCGTCCGCTGATCGAACACCACGGCATAATCGATGTTCTCCATGGTCTTTATCTTGTCGAAGGTCGTGGTGAGGAGATATTCATCATCGTAGATAAGCGCATCGCGCACGGTAGACGAAAAATAATCGAGCAGCCGAACGGTCTCCTTGAGGAGCGCCTCCGAGAGGAACACCTGATTGCGCTCAAGCATGGTATACCCGGTTGCAAGAAAGCTCACAAAAAGCGTTATGGTCGTGACAAGGAGAACGGCAAGTGCATATTTAATGCGAAGCGATACCTTTACCCGAGCGGGCTTTTCGTGCGAGCCTTCCTCAAGAGTAGATTTTTCCATCGTTTCGCCTTAGTTCGAGTATAATCCATTCAAGAGTATCGTCAAGCATTCTTTTCATCCATTGCCGATACGACGCGCCGACAGTGCAAAGCGAGTCGCAATGCTTGACATCATCGGGCGATGTGGTATAGTACCGTGATCGATCGGCACAATGAAGAAGCCGGCTGTGCCGATATCTGGATTGTTTGCATAATGAGCCGCGGGGTAAGACATGTACGATGCGACCTTTGAGCCCGAGACCAACGCCCTCGTCATTCGCATCAAGGGCAGTTTTTCGTTCGAATACACCCCGGAATTCAAGCGGCAGATAAAAGAAGCCATCGGCAGCATGCAGTACAAGAAGTTCATTGCCGATCTTTCCGGGCTCACCTACATCGATTCTTCCGGGCTCGGCTCGCTGTTCCATATGAAGAATTCAATAGACAAGATCGGGGGGGAAATGCTCATCCGATCAATCCCGGAACGCATCATCGAAGTGTTCAAAAGCAGCGGTTTTTACAACGTGTTCAACATCATATAACCAGGAAGGCCCGTGGTAAAACCGCTACAGCTGCTCAATGTATTGAACGACTTCTCCGAGAACCTGAGGGACGCGAACTATTCGGACATCAATCACCTCTATTCGCTCACCGTCCTCTACTGCGCCGAATATCTCATGTGCACCCGTGCCTCCTTTCTCCGGTACAATAAAGAAGAGCAGATACTCTACCACGGCGCCACCGTCATGTTCAACGATGCGCGTGAGATGGCGGTGAACATCGAGGAAAAGCTCAAGCATATCACCATCCCGTTCAAAGCGGACTACCGCGCAAGCATCTCGCTTGAGCCGGAAACGACCGCGGTCTCGGACGTTGCGAAGCACCCGAACCTCTCCCGTGTCATCGATGATGCGCTCGGCATAACCCCGAAGCACGCGCTGTTCGCCCCGCTCTATCTGAACGACGAGTTCATCGGTATCATCGAGGCGGTGCGCGCGTCCCCAAGCGATGACTTCGATTCAACCGATCGCGTGTACTTCTCCATCCTGACCAATTTTGTAGCGACGCTGCTCTCAGGCATACGCAGTTCCGACTGGGCGATACGCGATGCCCTTACCGGCATCTACAATGTGAACTTTTTCAAGCAGACGTGCGACCAGCTCATCACGGAGAACGAGCGGCGTCAGCATGAGGATTCGACGTTCTGCGTCGCCATGATCGACATCGATAATTTCAAGACCATCAACGACACCTACGGTCATAAGGTCGGCGACCTGGTACTTCGGCATGTGGTGCAGGTGATCGCAGCCTGCCTCAGGAAGAACGACGTCCTTGCGCGTTTCGGCGGGGACGAGTTCTGCATCGTGTTCAAGGGCTGTCCCATGACGAACGCAAGGATCGTCTGTGAACGCATCCTCGAGCGTATCCGCAACGAGAAAACAATGAGCGACGACAAGGTCATCCCCCATTCCATCTCCATCGGGGTCGCCGAATACCGCAGCCATGGGACAAAACGCGAGGACATCATGCACTTCGCCGATATCGCGATGTATCGGTCAAAAAACCGCGGCAAGAACTGCTATACTATCTACTCATCCGAAATGGGAACATAAGGTCAGACCGTAATCTCGACCACTTCTTCCTTCTTCTCTTCCTTCGGTTCTTCCGTGAAGAAAAGATCGCCCTGCACCTTGTTGTACACGCTTATCTCGCTGTACTGGCGTATGCCGGTGCCGGCAGGTATCGTATGGCCTATTATCACATTTTCCTTGAGTCCGATGAGCATATCCTTCTTGCCCTTGATCGCCGCATTGGTGAGCACCTTCGTCGTTTCCTGGAAGCTCGCTGCGGAGAAGAAGCTTTCGGTATGGAGCGCCGCCTTGGTAAGGCCGAGGAGCACGGGCTTGGCGCGCGCCGGGGCGCCGCCTTCCTTGATGTTCCGTTCGTTCTCCTTCTGGAACTCGTAGCGGTCCACATATTCGCCCACGATGTAGCGCGTATCGCCCGGGTCCACGATCTCAACGCGGCGAAGCATCTGCCGAATGATGACGGCGAGGTGCTTGTCGTTGATGTTCACGCCCTGCAGCTTGTACACTTCCTGCACTTCGTCGAGGAGATACTGCTGCAGTGACAATTCACCGCTGATGTCGAGTATATCATGCGGATCGAGCGTACCGTCGCACAGCTGCGCACCGGCCTTCACTTTATCGCCGTTACGCACGAGGAGATATTTGCCGATAGGCACGAGATGCTTTTCCTCGTCGCCGTACTCGTTCTTGATGAGAACGACCTTCTTGCCCTTGACCGTACCCTCGAGGCGCACTTCGCCGTCGATGCGGGCCATGACGGCCGGGTCTTTCGGATGCTGCGCCTCGAAGAGCTCCTGCACGCGCGGCAACCCCCCGGTAATGTCGCGCGTCTTCTGCGCAACGCGCGTCGTCCGCGCAATGGTCTCACCGGCCTTCACCTTCTGTCCGTTCTCGACGGCAAGGATGGCGCCGTTGGGGACGTCCGTCTCGAACGTATCCGTTCCGTCGTTCGGGACGATGAGGATCTTCGGCTGCAGACGCTCGTCCTTGAATTCCTGGATGAGCTTTGTCTTATTGCCGGTGATCTCGTCGATCTCCTCGACCATGGTGCGGCCCATGATGATGTCCTGATACCGTACCACGCCGGATTTCTCGGCAATGATCGGCTCGTTGTACGAATCGAAATCGCCGATGACGGTGTTCGATTCAATGTATTCGCCCTCATCGTGACGGAAATTCGTCCCGACCTTGATGGGGAGCGAGAATTCATTCCC
Encoded proteins:
- a CDS encoding sensor domain-containing diguanylate cyclase: MVKPLQLLNVLNDFSENLRDANYSDINHLYSLTVLYCAEYLMCTRASFLRYNKEEQILYHGATVMFNDAREMAVNIEEKLKHITIPFKADYRASISLEPETTAVSDVAKHPNLSRVIDDALGITPKHALFAPLYLNDEFIGIIEAVRASPSDDFDSTDRVYFSILTNFVATLLSGIRSSDWAIRDALTGIYNVNFFKQTCDQLITENERRQHEDSTFCVAMIDIDNFKTINDTYGHKVGDLVLRHVVQVIAACLRKNDVLARFGGDEFCIVFKGCPMTNARIVCERILERIRNEKTMSDDKVIPHSISIGVAEYRSHGTKREDIMHFADIAMYRSKNRGKNCYTIYSSEMGT
- a CDS encoding STAS domain-containing protein, whose product is MYDATFEPETNALVIRIKGSFSFEYTPEFKRQIKEAIGSMQYKKFIADLSGLTYIDSSGLGSLFHMKNSIDKIGGEMLIRSIPERIIEVFKSSGFYNVFNII